One Leptotrichia trevisanii DSM 22070 genomic window, GGCAGGCTTAAAGAGGCAATTGATGCTTTCAGGAAAAACATTGCCGTGTCAAGATATTCATTTTATCAAAGGCAGATGTACAGGACTTTCGGGATGAATCCTTTTTACTGTCCAGCATGCAAGGTTAAAATGATTGTATGGGAATTTTATCATTACAGATATCCGCCCCTCAAAAAATACTATTAATATTTTATTAATCCAACTAGGTTGGATATTTTGTCGTAGACATTTGTATATTTATTTGACAAAAGAAAAGGAAAAGAGGCTGATGCCTCTTTTAAAATTATCAAATATATCAGTAAATACCTAAAAAATATGAATTTAATTTCCTTATAAACAAAAAAAGACTGAACATTTTGTCCAGTCCCATATATCCTATTTTTGTTCCACATCTTTATCTTTTTTAGCAAGTTCCGAAAATGCTGTAACCATTCCAGCCAGATTTTGCAGCTCACTTGGAATAATAATTTTTGTTGATTTTCCGTCTGCCACTTTTTCAAATGTTTCCATTCCTTTTAATGACAATACCTCTTTTGTTGGTGCAGCTTCATTTAATAATTTTAATGCTTCCGCTTGTGCTTTTTGAATTGATAAAATTGCTTCCGCACGTCCTTCCGCTTCTTTTATCTGTTGTTCCTTTTTGGCTTCTGCTCTTAAAATTGCAGCCTGTTTTTCTCCTTCCGCAACCAAGATTGCTGCTTCTCTTTTTGCCTGTGCTTCCAGAATGTTTGCCCTTTTTTCACGTTCCGCCTTCATTTCCTTTTCCATTGCTACACGAATATCGGCTGGTGGCAAGATGCTTTTCAATTCCACACGGTTTACTTTTATTCCCCAAGGATC contains:
- a CDS encoding SPFH domain-containing protein, whose amino-acid sequence is MVWTLPFIVVLIVIALIYIFKSVKIVPESRVLIIEKLGKYDRSLSSGLSFLNPFFDRVARSVSLKEQVVDFPPQPVITKDNATMQIDTVVYFQITDPKLYTYGVERPLSAIENLTATTLRNIIGDMTVDQTLTSRDIINTKMRQELDDATDPWGIKVNRVELKSILPPADIRVAMEKEMKAEREKRANILEAQAKREAAILVAEGEKQAAILRAEAKKEQQIKEAEGRAEAILSIQKAQAEALKLLNEAAPTKEVLSLKGMETFEKVADGKSTKIIIPSELQNLAGMVTAFSELAKKDKDVEQK